TTTCGCTTCTGCCTGATATTTGTGAAGAGAAAGAGCTTGCTGAAGCAAATGGTTTACTTGATGGAACGATCCGATTAATGAGCTTTATCGCTCCTGGCATGACGTCCCTACTGTTACTATTGATGCCTATGCATTTCATTTATGGCGTCTCCTCTATAATGTTTCTAGCTAGCTATTTAGCACTTTCGCGACTCCCGCAATCAAGTGTGGAGACAGTAGCTGCATGGACAAAACGTTTTTGGTGGGAAGAAATGAAAAAAGGGTACACTTTGTTTTTTCAACATTCTAATCTTTTACGACTCACGTTGCTCTCTTCAATTGTGCGATTTGCGGTTGGAGCAACGCTGGTTGTAGGTGTTCCTTTTATTCGTGGAGACCTTAATGGAGAGGCATGGGAATATGCACTCTTCTCGGGCGCATTCCCAATCGGGTATGCCATTGGAATGGTGCTGGTCGCAAAGCTCCCAAAAAACGAGCCTACGATGTACATCGGTTTAATCGGAGGAGGTTTTTCATTTATCCTTTTGTTTTTTGTAACCACTATTCCATTAGCGTGGTTGTGTGAATTACTGGGAGGACTGTTATTTCCTCTATTTAACGCTCAAAGCGCAGCCATTTTTCAGCGTGAAGCGCCTCGAGATCGTTTGACGCAGCTTAGTGCTGTTCGCTTGCTCTTCCTTCGAGTGACGATGCCGTTAGGAATTTTATTCGCCTCGACGTCCTTCCTAAATTTAAGCACACGTCAACTATACGTAGTTATCGGTACATTGATTGTTT
This portion of the Aureibacillus halotolerans genome encodes:
- a CDS encoding MFS transporter, encoding MKRCSTSFKALWVGEIISEFGGAAGAIINGFILYEITGSKEWMGALWLVYFIPSLVLQGLSAPFLNHVVKEKMLKNIQIVRAAAYLIPFVGFVFGNTIGIVVGLIILQSLLGLLQPIYASLSFSLLPDICEEKELAEANGLLDGTIRLMSFIAPGMTSLLLLLMPMHFIYGVSSIMFLASYLALSRLPQSSVETVAAWTKRFWWEEMKKGYTLFFQHSNLLRLTLLSSIVRFAVGATLVVGVPFIRGDLNGEAWEYALFSGAFPIGYAIGMVLVAKLPKNEPTMYIGLIGGGFSFILLFFVTTIPLAWLCELLGGLLFPLFNAQSAAIFQREAPRDRLTQLSAVRLLFLRVTMPLGILFASTSFLNLSTRQLYVVIGTLIVLPGVFFLFKTLTKAKKSAVS